From a region of the Haloferax volcanii DS2 genome:
- a CDS encoding HAD family hydrolase, with translation MAPFDAILFDLDNTLCTNDQSGETIYAGAFDAAGLDRFGEPSDLWAALDGLPDHDDHEGYLADGFERVAAKHDREGVDVRALARGFVETVDHSAVSFRPGAEAALAAARDHASVGLVTNGPERRQAVKLDALGIADAFDAVVFAGDMPRRKPHPDPFDRALSDLDAEANASLHVGDSLEFDVDGAHRAGLDAAWCPVETGDEGDPDPTSYAPAYVLRSLTEFSTILDGGP, from the coding sequence GTGGCACCGTTCGACGCGATTCTCTTCGACCTCGACAACACGCTCTGTACGAACGACCAGAGCGGCGAGACCATCTACGCCGGCGCGTTCGACGCCGCCGGTCTCGACCGCTTCGGCGAGCCGTCGGACCTCTGGGCCGCCCTCGACGGCCTGCCGGACCACGACGACCACGAGGGCTACCTCGCAGACGGCTTCGAGCGCGTCGCGGCCAAACACGACCGCGAGGGGGTCGACGTTCGGGCGCTGGCCCGCGGATTCGTCGAGACGGTCGACCACTCGGCGGTCTCGTTTCGCCCCGGTGCCGAGGCCGCGCTCGCCGCCGCCCGCGACCACGCGTCGGTGGGCCTCGTCACCAACGGTCCCGAGCGGCGGCAGGCCGTCAAACTCGACGCGCTCGGCATCGCCGACGCGTTCGACGCGGTCGTCTTCGCGGGCGACATGCCGCGGCGAAAGCCCCACCCCGACCCGTTCGACCGGGCGCTTTCCGACCTCGACGCCGAGGCAAACGCGAGCCTCCACGTCGGTGACTCGCTGGAGTTCGACGTGGACGGAGCCCACCGCGCCGGTCTCGACGCCGCGTGGTGCCCGGTCGAGACGGGCGACGAAGGCGACCCGGACCCGACCTCGTACGCCCCGGCGTACGTCCTCCGGTCGCTCACCGAGTTCTCGACGATTCTCGACGGCGGGCCGTGA
- a CDS encoding permease, translating into MDRSEYAILAVIAAATVGLGVFTTTQPLGTFLVESAREALSTTAAMAWVTWWALVVGFAIAGGVEAWTSGEEVSELLEGHGPREIGYGSLFGFVSSSCSYSAIATAKNLFKKGGSAAATLGAFMFASTNLVIEIGAVIWILLGWQFLVADILGGFILIGLMAFGFVYLVPDEVVEQARRNVQDEGSETVRDPVCGMEVDPDETEYSVERDGRTFYFCSKSCKESFDPEEANTTVRERATSLSGWKALADKQWKEWGMLWDEIAIGFVFAGLIAGFIPDAVWTSVFSGPTFGLPVYVFWTAVLGAVIGVATFVCSVGNVPFGAVLFSNGLPFGSVLSYIYADLIVPPIVDAYREYYGTTFAAVLSGMIFVAAVLTGVVIHFVFLGAGLIPAPESVQIAEVSIEADYKLVLNVFATGLFGVLYWLHRSESVGDDGHGGHGEAAQAGD; encoded by the coding sequence ATGGACCGGAGCGAATACGCGATACTCGCGGTCATCGCAGCCGCGACGGTCGGACTCGGCGTGTTCACGACCACACAGCCGCTCGGGACGTTCCTCGTCGAGAGCGCCCGAGAGGCGCTTTCAACCACCGCGGCCATGGCGTGGGTGACGTGGTGGGCGCTCGTCGTCGGCTTCGCCATCGCCGGCGGCGTGGAGGCGTGGACCTCCGGCGAGGAGGTCTCTGAGCTGCTCGAGGGCCACGGCCCGCGCGAAATCGGCTACGGCTCGCTGTTCGGCTTCGTCTCCTCGTCGTGTTCGTACAGCGCCATCGCCACCGCGAAGAACCTCTTTAAGAAAGGCGGCTCCGCGGCGGCGACCCTCGGGGCGTTCATGTTCGCCTCGACCAACCTCGTCATCGAAATCGGCGCGGTCATCTGGATTCTGCTCGGCTGGCAGTTCCTCGTGGCCGACATCCTCGGCGGGTTCATCCTCATCGGGCTGATGGCGTTCGGCTTCGTCTACCTCGTGCCCGACGAGGTGGTCGAGCAGGCCCGACGGAACGTCCAAGACGAGGGAAGCGAGACCGTCCGCGACCCCGTCTGCGGGATGGAAGTCGACCCCGACGAGACGGAGTACAGCGTCGAACGCGACGGCCGGACGTTCTACTTCTGCTCGAAGTCGTGCAAGGAGAGCTTCGACCCCGAAGAGGCCAACACGACGGTTCGCGAGCGGGCCACGTCGCTGTCGGGGTGGAAGGCGCTGGCCGACAAGCAGTGGAAGGAGTGGGGGATGCTCTGGGACGAAATCGCCATCGGCTTCGTCTTCGCCGGCCTCATCGCCGGCTTCATCCCCGACGCGGTGTGGACCTCGGTGTTCTCGGGGCCGACGTTCGGGCTGCCGGTGTACGTCTTCTGGACCGCGGTCCTCGGGGCCGTCATCGGCGTCGCCACCTTCGTCTGCTCGGTCGGGAACGTCCCGTTCGGGGCGGTCCTCTTTTCGAACGGCCTGCCGTTCGGGAGCGTCCTGAGCTACATCTACGCCGACCTCATCGTCCCGCCCATCGTGGACGCCTACCGCGAGTACTACGGGACGACGTTCGCGGCCGTCCTCTCGGGGATGATATTCGTGGCGGCGGTCCTGACGGGCGTCGTCATCCACTTCGTCTTCCTCGGCGCGGGGCTCATCCCGGCCCCCGAGAGCGTCCAAATCGCGGAGGTGAGTATCGAGGCCGACTACAAACTCGTGTTGAACGTGTTCGCGACCGGCTTGTTCGGCGTCCTCTACTGGCTCCACCGCTCGGAGTCTGTTGGTGATGACGGCCACGGCGGTCACGGCGAGGCGGCGCAGGCCGGCGACTGA
- a CDS encoding NAD(P)/FAD-dependent oxidoreductase — protein MRVLVLGAGYAGLTLARDLERRLPADADLTVVNDSPHHLVQHEVHRAIRRPAVADAIQVPLDEALDRAEVVVDRVTGVDRDARTVELAAGDALDYDYCAVCLGAQTAYYGIPGLEAHSVPLKRVADAETIRTRFFDDCDEGGTVVVGGAGLSGVQVAGELAALRDEEGAHADIVLVEQLDAVAPSFDASFRRAVRDELLDRGVEIRTETTVESVTDATVEADTGDIDYDLLVWTGGIAGDDAMGGERPTVRADLRLDRRTFVVGDAARAVDADGEPVPASASAALREAKTVAGNIAAQVEFETGGDEDEFAPRPDPYRFEVPGWIVSVGDGAVAQVGPSIFRGKAAKAMKATVGAGHLTSVGAISRAVDLVDEELHA, from the coding sequence ATGCGTGTCCTGGTTCTCGGTGCCGGGTACGCGGGCCTCACGCTCGCCCGCGACCTCGAACGCCGACTCCCCGCCGACGCCGACCTGACCGTGGTGAACGACTCCCCGCACCACCTCGTCCAACACGAAGTCCACCGCGCGATTCGACGGCCGGCGGTCGCCGACGCGATTCAGGTCCCCCTCGACGAGGCGCTCGACCGCGCCGAGGTCGTCGTCGACCGCGTGACCGGCGTCGACCGCGACGCGCGAACCGTCGAACTGGCCGCCGGCGACGCCCTCGACTACGACTACTGCGCGGTCTGTCTGGGCGCGCAGACCGCCTACTACGGCATCCCCGGCCTCGAAGCCCACTCGGTCCCGCTGAAGCGCGTCGCGGACGCCGAAACCATCCGCACGCGCTTCTTCGACGACTGCGACGAGGGCGGCACCGTCGTCGTCGGCGGCGCGGGGCTGTCTGGCGTGCAGGTCGCGGGCGAACTCGCCGCGCTCCGCGACGAGGAGGGCGCGCACGCCGATATCGTCCTCGTCGAGCAACTGGACGCCGTCGCGCCGTCGTTCGACGCGTCGTTCCGGCGGGCGGTCCGCGACGAACTCCTCGACAGGGGCGTCGAGATTCGGACCGAGACGACCGTCGAATCGGTGACGGACGCGACCGTCGAGGCGGACACCGGCGACATCGACTACGACCTGCTCGTCTGGACCGGCGGCATCGCCGGCGACGACGCGATGGGCGGCGAGCGCCCCACCGTCAGGGCGGACCTCCGTCTCGACCGGCGGACGTTCGTCGTCGGGGACGCGGCCCGCGCGGTCGACGCCGACGGCGAGCCCGTGCCGGCGAGCGCCTCCGCGGCGCTCCGCGAGGCGAAGACCGTCGCCGGCAACATCGCCGCGCAGGTCGAGTTCGAGACCGGCGGCGACGAAGACGAGTTCGCCCCGCGGCCCGACCCTTATCGCTTCGAAGTCCCCGGCTGGATTGTCTCGGTCGGCGACGGCGCGGTCGCGCAGGTCGGCCCGAGCATCTTCCGCGGGAAGGCCGCGAAGGCCATGAAAGCCACCGTCGGGGCGGGCCATCTCACCTCGGTCGGCGCGATTTCGCGGGCGGTCGACCTCGTCGACGAGGAACTGCACGCCTGA
- a CDS encoding phosphotransferase family protein, with translation MNPVEGVLAREFPERRVAATARVPNGNHKQTAVATFADGGEVVVQTAADAAALAVEAALSRAVRERTSIPVPRVLASGALDGAGYVVTERAAGDELHERFVSLDATAQRRVARSFGVGLGQLHEQFTFDGYGRLAGSPRGGQRADGGEATAGGAGFESEPATNRGFDATSADDSDWEAWFSAYAREGIAALPAAFDGCRKRLADAVAAASLPANPPVRLYPWDFRPGNALVEDDRVSAVLDWGQPMAAAPGLAVAKVEHLVADWYVEDGAPLRRAFRAGYESVRPLPPVPRAYRVAAVVHSAVDSAGEVTRPGYPERTGAAAVDFHRARLDAWL, from the coding sequence ATGAACCCCGTCGAGGGCGTGCTCGCCCGCGAGTTCCCCGAGCGACGCGTCGCGGCGACGGCCCGCGTTCCGAACGGGAACCACAAGCAAACCGCGGTCGCGACGTTCGCCGACGGCGGGGAAGTCGTCGTCCAGACGGCGGCCGACGCCGCGGCGCTGGCCGTCGAAGCCGCCCTCTCGCGGGCGGTCCGCGAGCGCACGTCGATTCCGGTCCCCCGCGTCCTCGCGTCGGGCGCGCTCGACGGGGCCGGCTACGTCGTCACGGAGCGCGCCGCCGGCGACGAACTCCACGAGCGGTTCGTCTCGCTCGATGCGACGGCCCAGCGGCGGGTCGCCCGGTCGTTCGGCGTCGGCCTCGGCCAGCTCCACGAACAGTTCACTTTCGACGGCTACGGTCGGCTTGCGGGCTCTCCTCGCGGCGGACAGCGAGCCGACGGTGGCGAAGCGACCGCGGGCGGAGCCGGGTTCGAATCGGAACCGGCGACCAACCGCGGATTCGACGCCACGAGCGCCGACGACAGCGATTGGGAGGCGTGGTTCTCCGCCTACGCCCGCGAGGGAATTGCCGCGCTCCCGGCCGCGTTCGACGGGTGTCGAAAGCGGTTAGCGGACGCCGTCGCGGCCGCGTCGCTCCCCGCGAACCCGCCGGTGCGGCTCTATCCGTGGGACTTCAGACCGGGGAACGCGCTCGTCGAGGACGACCGGGTCTCGGCCGTCCTCGACTGGGGACAGCCGATGGCCGCCGCGCCGGGACTCGCCGTCGCCAAAGTCGAACACCTCGTCGCTGACTGGTACGTCGAAGACGGCGCGCCGCTCCGCCGGGCGTTCCGCGCGGGCTACGAGTCGGTCCGGCCGCTCCCACCGGTCCCGCGCGCCTATCGGGTCGCCGCCGTCGTCCACTCGGCCGTCGATTCGGCGGGCGAGGTGACCCGCCCCGGCTACCCCGAGCGAACCGGCGCGGCCGCGGTCGACTTCCACCGAGCGCGACTCGACGCGTGGTTGTGA
- a CDS encoding helix-turn-helix domain-containing protein: protein MLYVDPDADISEPDLLAFDEVVAVDALGRASGKDVFQTTIQLDDVVSEAFAPERFTATQVERTVVTPDGWYEKKLFQNYNAFNGMRTRCEEYGISIELISITQNPRERDESSQYGLTERQQEALTLAISRGYYESPRQVSTEELAEEMGISQPSMSSLLRRGERQLLTSALGSQSQINTVSR, encoded by the coding sequence ATGCTCTACGTCGACCCCGACGCGGACATCTCCGAACCCGACCTGTTGGCCTTCGACGAAGTCGTCGCCGTCGACGCGCTCGGGCGCGCGAGCGGTAAGGACGTCTTCCAAACCACCATCCAACTGGACGACGTCGTCTCGGAAGCGTTCGCCCCCGAGCGGTTCACCGCGACCCAGGTGGAGCGGACGGTCGTCACGCCCGACGGCTGGTACGAAAAGAAGCTCTTTCAGAACTACAACGCGTTCAACGGGATGCGAACCCGCTGCGAGGAGTACGGTATCTCTATCGAGCTGATTTCTATCACGCAGAACCCCCGGGAACGCGACGAGTCGTCGCAGTACGGACTGACCGAGCGACAACAGGAGGCGCTGACGCTCGCCATCTCCCGCGGCTACTACGAGAGCCCGCGGCAGGTCTCGACCGAAGAGCTCGCCGAGGAGATGGGTATCTCGCAACCCTCCATGTCGAGTCTCCTCCGCCGCGGCGAGCGCCAGCTTCTCACCTCCGCGCTCGGCTCGCAGTCGCAGATCAACACGGTCAGCAGATAG
- a CDS encoding tyrosine-type recombinase/integrase: protein MSELESLEPARAVRMYLEARQDELADWTLKSHKYRLRAFVEWCEESGVDDLTELDGRDLYEFRVWRREGNFGVEDGETPEEIAPVTLKSQLTTLRAFLRFAANIHAVPEDFYERVPLPKLSGTDDVSDSTLEPDRATDILEYLHRYHYASRRHVEFALLWETGARMGAIRGLDLRDLDLDGRTPVVRYKHRPDQGTPIKNGEKGERFNSVSDRVGTMLQAYIDGPRVDKTDEFGRKPLLTTSHGRVSASTIRQDVYVVTRPCWLNQGCPHNRDIETCEAVELNHVSTCPSSRSPHDVRKGVVTLYRREEVPRRVVSDRLDASDLVLDKHYDRRGERERAEQRRNHLPW, encoded by the coding sequence ATGAGTGAGCTCGAATCGCTCGAACCTGCTCGCGCGGTCCGAATGTACCTGGAGGCCCGCCAGGACGAACTCGCGGACTGGACGTTGAAGTCCCACAAGTACCGACTCCGGGCGTTCGTCGAGTGGTGCGAAGAATCAGGCGTCGACGACCTGACCGAGCTCGACGGCCGGGACCTCTACGAGTTCCGCGTCTGGAGACGCGAAGGGAACTTCGGCGTGGAGGACGGCGAGACGCCGGAGGAAATCGCGCCGGTCACGCTCAAATCACAGCTCACTACGCTTCGGGCGTTCCTCCGGTTCGCGGCGAACATCCACGCGGTTCCCGAGGACTTCTACGAGCGGGTGCCGCTGCCGAAGTTGTCCGGGACGGACGACGTGAGTGATTCGACGCTCGAACCGGACCGGGCGACTGACATCCTCGAATACCTCCACCGCTACCACTACGCTTCCCGGCGGCACGTCGAATTCGCGTTGCTGTGGGAGACGGGCGCGCGGATGGGCGCGATTCGTGGCCTCGACCTGCGCGACCTCGACCTCGACGGCCGGACGCCGGTCGTCCGGTACAAGCACCGGCCCGACCAGGGCACGCCCATCAAGAACGGCGAGAAAGGGGAGCGGTTCAACTCGGTGTCTGACCGGGTGGGCACGATGTTACAGGCGTACATCGACGGCCCGCGTGTCGACAAGACCGACGAGTTCGGTCGGAAGCCGCTACTGACGACTTCTCACGGACGGGTTTCCGCGAGTACGATTCGGCAGGACGTGTACGTGGTTACTCGCCCGTGCTGGCTGAATCAGGGTTGCCCGCACAATCGAGACATCGAGACGTGCGAGGCGGTGGAACTGAATCACGTCAGTACGTGTCCGTCTTCTCGGTCTCCCCACGACGTTCGGAAGGGGGTGGTTACGCTCTATCGGCGGGAGGAAGTGCCGCGTCGGGTGGTGTCTGACCGCCTCGACGCGAGTGACCTGGTGCTCGATAAGCACTATGACCGCCGTGGAGAGCGTGAGCGGGCCGAACAGCGGCGGAATCACCTCCCGTGGTAG
- a CDS encoding cupin domain-containing protein: MDITEGCANPSVEGPEEYFTGDARLDPLFDSQSEARAAAASVTFEPGARTAWQALDAIDVDAGDRVLIHAAAGGVGHFAV, encoded by the coding sequence ATGGATATCACCGAAGGCTGTGCGAACCCGTCCGTCGAAGGACCCGAGGAGTACTTCACGGGAGACGCCCGACTTGACCCCCTGTTCGACTCTCAGAGCGAGGCCCGCGCGGCGGCCGCGAGCGTCACGTTTGAGCCGGGCGCTCGCACCGCGTGGCAGGCGCTGGACGCGATTGACGTGGACGCCGGTGACCGCGTTCTCATCCACGCCGCGGCCGGCGGCGTCGGTCACTTCGCCGTCTAG
- a CDS encoding histidine kinase N-terminal 7TM domain-containing protein yields the protein MNWQHSVYAYPMVFAAVVAAILSGYALQSVRRRGRNPTVVSFAVLTAAVAFWTATTAVKLFLVAPGAKLLAYKLLHVGAMTAAPAFFVFALAYTDRRELLDRQVASALYVVPAVFLVVLFTNPLELGYTGWELSAVDGGVTLSVTDGPVSVFGLVYAFVLLFLGLGVIGQYALELDRPYRTQATLLIVGMVVPSVVAALELTDSPPLAGGVNLIPASLAVPAVTFGIAVYRYKLLDILSLAYAAAGAHSTDGLVVLDADEVVVHVNDHVRPLLGADDPLLGRPASEALPNYDDLAGDPPTCDALVAGERYVELTRIPLDRAGDPLGWVVSVRDVTPRKRYELALESRNDELEVLNRIVRHDIRNDMQLVTAYIDIVLDHEPLSDEARSQLETALRRALNTVDLTDVLGQLMRATNDDERRRALDVGDALREAVDDVREGYPNAAFTVDSLPPATVFANDLLDSVFVNVLKNAVVHSDRDRPSIAVSGAADDECVTVRIADDGPGIADDRKSVVFGKGAKGLGSPGTGTGLYLVDTIVSNFGGAVHIEDNEPRGSVFVIELPLATVEAAD from the coding sequence ATGAACTGGCAGCACAGCGTGTACGCCTACCCGATGGTGTTCGCGGCGGTCGTCGCCGCCATCCTCTCGGGCTACGCGCTCCAGTCCGTCCGCCGCCGGGGGCGGAACCCGACGGTCGTCTCGTTCGCCGTGCTGACGGCCGCCGTCGCCTTCTGGACCGCGACGACGGCGGTCAAGCTGTTTCTCGTCGCCCCCGGCGCGAAACTGCTCGCCTACAAGCTCCTCCACGTCGGTGCGATGACGGCCGCGCCGGCGTTTTTCGTCTTCGCCCTCGCGTACACCGACCGGCGGGAACTGCTCGACCGGCAGGTCGCCTCGGCGCTGTACGTCGTCCCCGCGGTGTTCCTCGTCGTCCTCTTTACCAACCCGCTGGAACTCGGCTACACCGGCTGGGAGCTGTCGGCCGTCGACGGTGGGGTGACGCTCTCCGTCACCGACGGCCCGGTGAGCGTGTTCGGCCTCGTCTACGCCTTCGTGCTCCTGTTTCTCGGGCTCGGCGTCATCGGCCAGTACGCCCTCGAACTCGACCGCCCCTACCGGACGCAGGCGACGCTCCTCATCGTCGGGATGGTCGTGCCGTCGGTCGTCGCCGCGCTCGAACTCACCGACTCGCCGCCGCTCGCCGGCGGCGTCAACCTCATCCCCGCCTCGCTCGCGGTGCCCGCGGTGACGTTCGGCATCGCCGTCTACCGCTACAAGCTCCTCGACATCCTCTCGCTCGCCTACGCGGCCGCCGGCGCGCACTCGACCGACGGGCTCGTCGTCCTCGACGCCGACGAGGTCGTCGTCCACGTCAACGACCACGTCCGGCCCCTCTTGGGAGCCGACGACCCGCTCCTCGGTCGCCCGGCGAGTGAGGCTCTCCCGAACTACGACGACCTCGCCGGCGACCCCCCGACGTGCGACGCGCTCGTCGCGGGCGAGCGCTACGTCGAACTGACGCGCATCCCGCTGGACCGCGCCGGCGACCCGCTCGGGTGGGTGGTTTCGGTTCGGGACGTGACGCCGCGGAAACGCTACGAACTCGCCTTGGAGTCGAGAAACGACGAACTGGAGGTGCTCAACCGCATCGTCCGCCACGACATCCGAAACGATATGCAGCTCGTGACGGCGTACATCGACATCGTCCTCGACCACGAGCCGCTGTCCGACGAGGCGCGGTCGCAGTTGGAGACCGCGCTCCGGCGGGCGCTCAACACCGTGGACCTCACCGACGTGCTCGGACAGTTGATGCGCGCGACGAACGACGACGAGCGCCGCCGCGCCCTCGACGTCGGCGACGCGCTCCGCGAGGCCGTCGACGACGTGCGCGAGGGCTATCCGAACGCGGCCTTCACGGTCGATAGCCTCCCGCCGGCGACGGTGTTCGCCAACGACCTGCTCGACTCCGTGTTCGTGAACGTCCTGAAGAACGCGGTCGTCCACAGCGACCGCGACCGCCCGTCGATTGCCGTCTCGGGCGCGGCGGACGACGAGTGCGTCACCGTCCGCATCGCCGACGACGGCCCCGGCATCGCCGACGACCGGAAGTCGGTCGTCTTCGGGAAGGGCGCGAAGGGGCTGGGAAGCCCCGGCACCGGCACCGGCCTGTACCTCGTCGACACCATCGTCTCGAACTTCGGCGGCGCAGTCCACATCGAGGACAACGAACCGCGAGGAAGCGTCTTCGTCATCGAACTCCCGCTCGCGACCGTCGAGGCCGCGGACTGA